The DNA segment GCACAGTCCCAGAAATAGTCCAGCTGGATCCCTTTCACATGACactcagagctgcaggagcaacCTGCATGCCCCAAGCCTCTGCCAGTGACTCTGCCGCTTGCTGCTCtccatctgttttgtttcctttttttcttaatctcaAAGTTGCTTAGATTTCCATCTCCCATTAAAAAATTGGGCTTCAAATATGACCCACCTACAGTCATTAATCTCATTGAAAAGGCATGCCTCGCTCTTGAGGTGATGTAAGTCTTTCCAACACCTCTAAATTGGACATATAAATATTGTTAGTATGGAGACCTGTGTGACTAAGGTGAggaaatttctgctttctcaatAGGTAGGTCACGAAACTCAGTTGGAACAGAGGTGGCAATTAACCAAGAGAGCTCAAAGGAGGGGAGCTGTTTGGCTTCACAAGGCACCAGGCAGGAGCAAAACAGAAGCTGGCACCCTCCATACCAGGTAGTGCAACCCTCTACTGTCAAATACTTTCTTCTCCCCACTCCAGAAGAGGTTTCATGAATCTTTATTGGAAAATCAACTTTTATTTCTGACTGTTTTGGGTAATAGCAGCAAAGGGGGCTCTAGTCACAAGGTGATGCCATTCTGCAGCCGGTACGttgtgctgcagaggcagcccaCACTCAGATTTATTTCAGCCAACAGCATCCATTAACAGGTACAGAAATAGCAGCTCATCCAAGCActccccccccatccccgccTCAGTAGTCTCATCCAAGCAAAACCTAAAATATCTCTTGTCTCCTAGAAGCTGCTGAGATTTTGAAACAGCAAGGCTGTATTTCGTAAAGGAATTATTGCAGGATTTCTGACAGTGAAATTTTCCATTAGATGGTCCTGCACTCTTCCAACTGGTCCCATATGTCCCTCTGATACTAGTGTTATCTTTGTCCCTCACCAGTGCCAGGTGAGAGAAATTGAAAAAGACTTAGAAGGGTAGAAAGGACAGGGATGATTAGGACACCAGAGGGACCAAAGCAAAGGAGAAGATAATATTGCAGTTTACAAGTATTTGGAAGTTAGGAACTTTAAGAAGATTTTGGAAAGAGTAACAGGGTGTTTAGCTGGAATTGGAGGGTGGGGTGGAAAGACATACTTCCCTTCACACAGTTGCTGagtggagaaggaaggagagtgTTTTCATTCATCTTGTTCTAAACCTGGTTGAAATTGTCACATGAGAAGGACaaatgatttctttattttagtgAAAACATGTAGTTTTCatgaaacaaaagctgaaatttaaaagtaactgtgtaattcagattttttttgctaaacGTGGATTTTCAAGTTGGCCAAAAGCTTTGAGaatcatttcagaaattattgtGAATAACATATAGAAGAAGTGGTTACAAACCAGTGCAAAAATCCAAGTTTCTGTTGGTCCCTCAGCACAGAAATGCTACAACGCTACCATTCTTCAGTTAGCCCATctcatatttaaataaatgccaGAACACTCTCCTTGCCcagaaattaaatctttataGGATGACTGAACCTAATCACATCTTCACAGCCTTCAGCCAGCACTGCGGTTTCTCCCCGTTGCACAGAAACACACGTGCTCCTCAGCCTTGTCTGGAGTGCTGGTTGAGCAGGACTCCTGTCAAATCCAGCTGGGCTGCAAATatgaggtctttttttttcaggtgccCCTTTACACAGGCCCTCCCAAAACATAGCACTGCACTTGTAAGCTGCTTGTCCAGTTCCAAGAGTGGATGTATTTTGCCCATTTCAGCTACAGTTCCACTCCTCCAAGAGCTGCAGGGCATCTCCACCCTCAAGAACTGCAGGAGATCTCCTCCCCAAGAGCTGTGGGGCATCTCCACCCCATCTCCTCCATCTCCAAGCCCAGAAATGCAGCAGtgacagaggaaagagaaggagcAGAGACCTCCCCAACAGATCAGACACGGGTCACCTCTGCCAGGCTCTTTCTGCTCGTTtcccctgtccctgctgggaAGTCATGAGCAATCACTCAGACAAGCAGCATCTTTTCTAGGCAGGCACAGAGGTCCCTTTTCCATTAGGACAGATTCCAGCATCATCATCCTCATCTTGGAGATCTATAGCATCTTAGGGTGGGGCCTTTACCTATTCTAAAAGCTGAAACCACCCACCCTGCAGAGATCACATGAGAACTTTGCAGCACTACCAGAAGCACAACCAGTACCTGCCAAACCCCCAGCCTTGGGTGTCAGCCGTTACAAAAACAATTCTTGCTGTTGCTTGCAATGGGAACCACATGAACATCTTTGACCTTTCCAGACTGACACCTTGATTCGTTAGCACTGAGTGATCAGGCAGAACATCTGGCTTTATGGAGTGTCTGCCTTGAGCTGCTGGATGCATCTGAGTCAATTGAGAAAAGTAGCCAGGAGAAGACTCCCAGGCACTAAAAAGAGGAATTCAATGTGAAGTAGAGATTCAGACAACAGCCTTTTCTGGCAGAGCTGTTTTCTCAGGCTGATCTTAGTGTGGATATAGCAAATACACTCTAGAATAacataaatctttattttgcctGACAATTGTCACACACATGCTATCAAAAGAGCTTTCCCAGGGAAAATCAGtacaaaacaacaaataatacaggagaaaaaataggAGCTATACTGCTGTGCCATTTTGTGGATGGGATCTGAAGCAATATCTTGGAAAAAACAGGGTACCATAGACCCTGTTGGAGACACTTGACAGAGGATGTTGGTTTCTCAGTTAGGGAATACCTTGTTGGGTCGTCACATCTTCTTCCACACCTCATCACAATCCTGCCCTGATGACACAGATCAGGCTGGCCACAACTCCCAGGAACATTGCAGCATAGCTGATTTTTATGCTGTTGGCACCACTGAAATTGCACAGGGAGGTACTACAGCATTTGGTAGAATAAGCTGCCATACCGAAGTTCACATTCGTCTCAGGGCAGTCTACAGAACATTTCTTGGTGATGCGGTGTCCGATGTCCTTGCCTGGATGGAGAATAGATAAGAAAGGAGAACTGTGATTTAAGATTCTTTTGCAAGAGCTGACCAGAGAACAGTAGGAGGAGGTGTATTGCACTATGCCTAATTTGCAGTGCAGCAATAACAGCTATCAGCAGATTTGATGACGGCTGGGTGAGTATCCACACAACCTGGATCAAATGCATGACACTAGAAAGTCCTGGAAGCACACCATGCTTCCTATGGGACAGCAAAAAATCACTGCCAATGCATTTTTGGTTTCTAAACTCCATTATTTACACACAAACCCTTTCCATCCTCTATCACGAAGCATGTGTGTGAGCTCTCAGATGAAGCAACAGGGTCTGCTCATGAAAATCTGTGtgctccagccagccctgccacaagGTGGTGAGGAATGTACCCCAGGTGGTGGATCACAGAGCACTGCTGAGGGATTCACACCTGCTGCGATTCTTAAACCTCAGTGATTGACTCTTTCCAACAAGACCAACTAGTGCCCTAAAAAATCTATTGCCCATCAGTGtctttggagggaaaaaaggaggcgaaaaagaaaaaaaaaaaaaaagccaaaaaaagcgCCTTGACATATTGCTGGTACTCACCAAACCCAGCAGAGCTGTATGTGGTTACACAGTATTTCTCATGGTCTTCACACTTATAGGTTTTAAGGCAGTTCCAGTTGGAGTGCTCGTTGTCACATGTGTAGCAAAACAGTGAGGAAGCTGGAAAAAGCGCACATGACACCTGTTAATGGTTTCTAGCAATGTCCTCCTGGGAAGAAAGTGTCAAAAGCCATGTCCCTTCTTGGAAAATACAAGGTGAAAAATATGTTACGAACAAGTTTTCACAGCAAGTGAAATAAGAGGTTGGGTTTGAttaatgaagctgaaaaaggaaacaaccagaacaaaacaatttcctttctttacttGAGATTTTCAGTGATTAAATTTGAAAACACGTTCTTCAGCCTGAGCAGCACTCTCAGGTGACCTTTCTTTCTCACCCAGGTCCACATTGGCCTGGTTGACAGCCaa comes from the Falco rusticolus isolate bFalRus1 chromosome 3, bFalRus1.pri, whole genome shotgun sequence genome and includes:
- the LOC119145412 gene encoding lymphocyte antigen 6E-like, giving the protein MKTFLIALLVTALCAERASSLFCYTCDNEHSNWNCLKTYKCEDHEKYCVTTYSSAGFGKDIGHRITKKCSVDCPETNVNFGMAAYSTKCCSTSLCNFSGANSIKISYAAMFLGVVASLICVIRAGL